The following coding sequences lie in one Rutidosis leptorrhynchoides isolate AG116_Rl617_1_P2 chromosome 4, CSIRO_AGI_Rlap_v1, whole genome shotgun sequence genomic window:
- the LOC139844729 gene encoding aspartyl protease family protein 2-like, with protein MAAGKLTSTGFILTVLFISWSYATANDHYQTLITHSLPQPNLDASSASLFDDSQTLISSSSPSNIINEDENSLSLDLHHLDTLLNTNAIQNENITAESLFKLRLQRDVIRVKSIASLIRGRGQRNITNNKASDFSSSIISGLAQGSGEYFTRIGIGSPPRYSYMVLDTGSDVVWIQCSPCRRCYTQSDPIFDPSKSTTFGGVSCGTPLCNHLDSPGCNTQNKKCMYQVSYGDGSFTAGEFSTETLTFRKTKVNNIAFGCGHDNQGLFVGAAGLLGLGRGKLSFPNQAGRQFGSKFSYCLVDRSTSAKPSSLVFGNAAVSRVARFTPLLHNPKLDTFYYLGLNGFSVGGARVSGITSSLFQLDKSSGNGGVIIDSGTSVTRLTRPAYVALRNAFLAGASHLKRGPNFSLFDACFDLSGKTEVKVPTVVMHFNGADVSLPASNYLIPVDSSGSFCFAFAPTSSGLSIIGNIQQQGFRVVYDLAGSRVGFAPNGCA; from the coding sequence ATGGCCGCCGGAAAATTAACTTCCACCGGCTTTATCCTCACCGTACTATTCATTTCATGGTCGTACGCCACCGCTAACGACCACTACCAAACCCTAATCACTCACTCTCTTCCTCAACCAAATTTAGATGCTTCCTCAGCTTCCTTATTTGATGattcacaaaccctaatttcgtCTTCATCACCATCTAACATAATAAACGAAGATGAAaattctctctctctagatttacaCCATCTAGACACACTCTTGAACACAAATGCAATTCAGAACGAAAACATTACGGCTGAAAGTTTATTCAAACTACGTCTCCAGCGTGACGTCATCAGAGTAAAATCAATCGCTTCACTCATACGCGGTAGAGGTCAGCGAAATATTACTAACAATAAAGCATCGGATTTCAGCAGTTCCATAATTTCCGGACTGGCACAAGGATCCGGCGAGTATTTCACTCGGATCGGAATAGGTAGTCCACCACGTTACTCTTACATGGTTTTGGATACTGGAAGCGACGTCGTTTGGATCCAGTGTTCTCCTTGCCGTAGATGTTATACTCAATCAGATCCAATTTTTGACCCGAGTAAGTCAACAACTTTCGGTGGAGTCTCGTGTGGGACCCCTTTATGTAACCATCTTGATTCCCCTGGATGTAACACTCAGAATAAAAAATGTATGTACCAAGTTTCTTACGGCGACGGTTCTTTTACCGCCGGCGAGTTTTCGACCGAAACCCTAACTTTTCGGAAGACGAAAGTTAACAACATTGCTTTTGGCTGTGGTCATGATAACCAAGGGTTATTTGTTGGTGCTGCCGGGTTATTAGGTCTCGGTCGGGGCAAATTGTCTTTTCCTAACCAAGCGGGTCGTCAATTCGGATCTAAGTTTTCTTACTGTCTCGTTGACCGGTCAACGTCTGCTAAACCTTCCTCTTTAGTTTTTGGAAACGCTGCCGTTTCACGTGTTGCTCGTTTCACTCCGTTACTCCACAACCCGAAACTCGACACGTTTTATTATCTTGGTCTTAACGGCTTTTCCGTTGGTGGCGCTAGGGTTTCTGGAATCACTAGCTCGTTATTCCAGCTTGACAAAAGTTCAGGTAACGGCGGTGTGATAATCGATTCGGGCACGTCCGTTACAAGGTTGACCCGACCCGCTTACGTGGCGCTCAGGAACGCGTTCTTGGCAGGAGCGTCGCATCTAAAAAGAGGACCGAATTTCTCGTTATTCGACGCCTGTTTTGATCTGTCAGGAAAGACGGAGGTGAAGGTACCGACGGTGGTGATGCATTTCAATGGTGCTGACGTGTCACTTCCGGCATCGAATTACTTGATTCCGGTGGATAGTAGTGGTAGTTTCTGCTTTGCGTTTGCCCCTACTAGTAGCGGGTTATCGATTATCGGTAATATCCAACAACAGGGATTTCGGGTGGTTTATGATTTGGCGGGTTCTCGGGTTGGATTTGCTCCAAATGGATGTGCTTAA